The following are encoded in a window of Candidatus Woesearchaeota archaeon genomic DNA:
- a CDS encoding AAA family ATPase, which translates to MLFRGKMILSSIRLNNIRSYTDEKIDFPEGSVLLSGDIGSGKTTILLAVEFALFGIMRPMLTGNSLLRHGKKEGSVELRFYLDNREIIIKRNLKRKSGDDIGQESGYIIVDGRKKEGTAVELKNDVLNLLGYPSELLTKSKSLVYRYTVYTPQEEMKQILFEEDEARLDTLRRVFGIDKYKRIRENSEIYIRELKEKRKEIEGFILDLEEKKSQKKEREHDLKEIAIKIDEIKPRIIEIKAELKNKKKDIEKIEQDIKKLNDLKKEFEVCRINILNKASLNERNKAEIKELEKRIEKLEAELKGKKDSNIADVNKKLEELENSIDFMENTAAEIDARINDLKSSIKSSNEIKVKFSKMNECPLCRQKVEHGHKMKILIEEDGKIKGHDERLKLFSEQGEEARKKLDELKKDHKLLIEQKSELNLILLKIRDLEEKTRLKNKLCSECEEIKKDIGGLNVKKSELENEISKFGDAEKEYLRFRKELDAIAGKEREVELENNSLLRDKENILKLMKAIDEEIGRKEKAKEKLAYLRDMQEWLQEGFQNLMNVMEKHVMASVYHEFNELFQNWFNVLIEDEALNVRLDDVFNPVIAQNGYETIIENLSGGEKTSLALAYRLALNKVINDLISQIRTKDLIILDEPTDGFSETQLDKIRDVLDQLNVKQAIIVSHESKIESFVDNVIKIRKEGHESHAD; encoded by the coding sequence CCCATGCTTACTGGCAATTCATTGCTGAGGCATGGAAAAAAGGAAGGCAGCGTTGAATTAAGATTTTATCTTGACAACAGGGAAATAATAATCAAGAGAAACTTAAAAAGAAAATCAGGCGATGATATTGGCCAGGAAAGCGGCTATATAATAGTTGACGGGAGGAAAAAAGAGGGCACTGCTGTCGAACTGAAGAATGATGTCTTAAACCTGCTCGGCTATCCTTCTGAATTATTGACGAAAAGCAAGTCGCTTGTTTACAGGTACACTGTTTACACCCCGCAGGAAGAGATGAAGCAGATTCTCTTTGAAGAAGATGAGGCAAGGCTCGACACTTTAAGAAGGGTTTTCGGAATTGACAAGTACAAGAGAATAAGGGAGAATTCCGAGATTTATATAAGGGAGCTTAAGGAAAAAAGGAAGGAGATAGAGGGCTTCATTCTTGATTTAGAGGAAAAAAAATCCCAGAAAAAAGAGAGAGAGCATGATCTGAAAGAAATTGCGATAAAAATCGATGAGATAAAGCCAAGGATCATCGAAATAAAAGCAGAATTAAAAAATAAGAAGAAAGACATTGAAAAAATAGAGCAGGATATTAAAAAGCTGAATGACCTGAAAAAAGAATTCGAAGTTTGCAGGATAAATATTTTGAATAAAGCAAGCTTGAATGAAAGGAATAAGGCTGAAATAAAGGAGCTTGAAAAAAGAATTGAAAAGCTTGAGGCTGAGCTGAAAGGCAAAAAAGACTCAAATATCGCAGATGTGAACAAAAAGCTGGAAGAGCTGGAAAATTCAATTGATTTCATGGAGAACACAGCTGCTGAGATTGATGCAAGGATAAATGACCTGAAATCAAGCATTAAAAGCTCAAATGAAATTAAAGTAAAGTTTTCTAAAATGAACGAATGCCCGCTGTGCAGGCAGAAAGTAGAGCATGGCCATAAAATGAAAATTCTTATTGAAGAAGACGGAAAAATAAAAGGCCACGATGAAAGATTGAAATTATTTTCAGAACAGGGCGAGGAAGCAAGGAAAAAACTGGACGAATTGAAGAAAGACCACAAGCTGCTTATTGAGCAGAAAAGCGAATTGAACTTAATTCTGCTGAAAATCAGGGATCTGGAAGAGAAAACCAGGCTTAAAAACAAGCTCTGCAGCGAGTGCGAGGAAATCAAGAAAGATATTGGCGGCCTTAATGTTAAAAAATCTGAACTGGAGAATGAAATTTCGAAGTTCGGCGATGCAGAAAAAGAATATTTAAGATTCAGAAAAGAGCTTGATGCAATTGCCGGAAAAGAGAGGGAAGTTGAATTAGAAAATAACTCTTTATTGAGGGATAAAGAAAATATTCTGAAATTAATGAAAGCCATTGATGAAGAAATAGGCAGGAAAGAAAAGGCAAAAGAAAAGCTGGCTTATTTAAGGGATATGCAGGAATGGCTGCAGGAAGGATTCCAGAACCTCATGAATGTCATGGAGAAGCATGTCATGGCATCAGTTTATCATGAATTCAATGAATTGTTCCAGAACTGGTTTAATGTGCTGATTGAAGATGAAGCCCTTAATGTAAGGCTTGATGATGTTTTCAATCCGGTTATTGCGCAGAACGGCTACGAGACAATAATAGAGAATTTAAGCGGAGGGGAGAAGACTTCGCTTGCGCTTGCGTACAGGCTTGCATTGAACAAGGTCATCAATGACCTGATATCGCAGATAAGGACAAAAGATTTAATAATACTTGATGAGCCCACTGACGGATTCAGCGAAACCCAGCTTGACAAGATCAGGGATGTGCTGGATCAGCTGAATGTGAAGCAGGCGATCATTGTTTCGCATGAGAGCAAGATCGAGAGCTTTGTTGACAATGTGATAAAGATCAGGAAAGAAGGGCATGAAAGCCATGCTGATTGA